A stretch of DNA from Caldalkalibacillus uzonensis:
AAATCTTTTGGGACGCCATAAATTAAAGTTACATCGTTGACTGTTAAAACAGGCTGTGTGTTTTTATACAGTACTTGATCTGGTACCAACAACTCTACAGCAAATTCATTAGCTTCCCTTTCCACCTTATCCATACTGAAAAGTGTGTGTTTTCGCAAAAATGACGTGCTAAGTTCAGGATGCAAGACTGCATGACCAAGCTCATGCGCACAAACAAAACGTTTCATGGGCTCGTCCAAATTAGAGTTGATGTGGATGATTTTAATTCGCTTAAAAGTGTGATGATAACCATAAATTCCGCTAATTGTTCAAACAAAAGCACAATACCTTTCTGCGATGCGATCTCAAAGGGGTTGTTTGTACAGTGCTTTCGGACTAGTTTTTGTACTTCATGTTTGATCCAACCAGCCATCAGTAACCCCCTGTTGCTATTGTTTTTCTTTGTATTTTTTCGGCGTGAATTTTTGCTTTGCAATGCGTTTGGCAAGTCTAAGTGAGTTTTCTAATGATGCAATAAGGAGTTCTCTGTCCTCATCGTCCAACTGACTAATATCTTGTCCACCAAAGGCAGCAAAACTGTTTTCTGATTTAAGTCCGGAGATGAGGTTCTCCAGTTCTTTCTGGATGTCCCGTTCATCTTTTTCAGTGAGTTCGGGGAGGTCGTTTGTTTTGGTTTGAGCTTGGTCCCTTCCCAATAGGTAATCAATGCTTACATCGAGTGCGTCAGCAAGCATTTTTAAAGTGTCCATATCAGGCGACCTATTGCCGCTTTCATATCCTGAGATAGAAACTTTTGTGACATTGACTTTCCTGCCTAATTCTTCTTGAGTCAGTCCTTTAGCTTTGCGTAGTGTCCTTAATCTTTGAGGGAAGTCCATTTGTAAACCTCCTGTTAATAAATTCGTTAGAAATATTATATGTTAACTAATTGCTAACGTAAATAAAAGTTAACAAATAAGTAATTTTATATTGACAGTTAACTACAAGTTAATTTATAATGCAGTTAACCTTAAGTTAACTTTATGAAAGGAGGTTAAACGTTGAGTGTGAAAAGAGAAAGGTTAATTGAAATCAGAAAAAAACAAGGGCTTACTTTACAAGAAGTTGCTGACCAAATAGGAGTGAGTAAACCGTATTATTGGCAGATAGAACAGGGTAAAAGAGGACTTTCATATGAAATGGCTGTAAAGATAGCTAGTGTGTTTAATAAAAATCCAGATGATATTTTTTTGCAAAACGAGTTAACTTATGAGGAACAAAAAGACAAATCGGCTGGCTGAAAGGAGGTGACGACATGAGTGATAAAAAAGAAACCGCCACAGGGGCGGAAATAAAAAACGCTATTGAGCAAGGTGAAATGACATTGAATCAAGCAAGAGTTCAAGCTGGATTAGAACCTATTGATGATCCAGAGGCTGATAAGCTGATTAAAGTGGAAAACACCAAAGTTGAAAGAGGAACAGCTAACACGGCATCCTGCCGTTGGTTGAGCGGGAGAACAAAACGGAAGAAAGGAGGTAATGGATTGTGGGAGAGCATAAGGAGGTCATTCAAACCATCGAAAAGTACGTTGAACAAGAATCAGAAAAATGGGTTGAAGAAGTTCTTCATAACGCGAAGTCACTTAGTGATTTAACAGCAGCTCTATGGGAACGAGGCAAAGTAAAAAAAGACGGAACCGAAGTTGAAAGGGTGTTGCACCGTTTAGTCTATGAACGCGGTGCCGTGAAGATTAAAGATGTGATTAAAGAAAATGAATCTCTTGCAATAGAAAAAGCACTGTCTCAAAAAGAGACAGCGCAATAAGTTAGTTTAGTTGCTTGATTTGGTCTTTCAACATACGTTCAACAATCACATGCTGGTCTTGGTAATTTTCAAATTCGGAATATAACCAAGATGTGTTTGAGTCTCGTTTTTCAATAACTTCCTTTAATTGAAAGTAAACCTTGTCAAAGAAGTTGAACAGCGAAGTGATTTCATAATGAGCAAGTTCTTCATTCATTGCTAAATACAACTTTGCTTTCTCACTAAGTGTGTAAATCTCCGATAAGTAAACACTGACGATCGGCGAAGGATTTTCAGGATTACTTACTGTTGCTTGGTACAAGGAATTTGTTTTTTCAAAGAGCCTAGTACAATCATTCAAAAACTCACTTAGCTTATATTTATCCAATGCTTACACCTCCCTTCCCAACTTACCAATATTCGACAGGGGAGGGCTGGAATCCTACTTGAAATGGAGGTGACAAGATGCCCCAGGCAATTGACCTGGATTGGCTGAGACAAAAGTTAACTCAAGCTGACCTGGAGAGAAAGATATTGACTGTGGCTCTGAACCTGGCCGATGATCCCAGCTATCCAAGGGAGGAGGCTATAGCGGAGCTGCTAAAGATATGTGAATCGATGCATGAAGTGGACCAATATTATAGACCGAGGTGAGTGAGTTGAAAGATCTACCGGAAGTTACTCGTTCAACCTTTGATACCAAAGAAGCTGCCGCATACCTGGGGGTATCGGTTGACACTATCCGGCGCTGGGTTCACAAAGAAGGGCTGCCCTGTTTGAGGATGGCCGGTGGCCGGAAGTGGCTTTTTAAGAAAGAGTATATCGATCGCTGGATGGAAAAGCGTATGAACATAGATCAGCAGTTTGAAGAGAAATACGAGAAAGAGTATGGCAAATTGCGGATTTTGAAACCTTAGGGTCGTTTGCAATGTATATGGCTTGACCTGCTGTCAATAATCAATAAAAACTTTAACTCTTACGCTTATTGACAGGAGGTAATTTCATTGCAAAAAGGCGATAAGAAAATGCTTAAAATCGATATTCAAATCAATGAACAAGAGGTCCGCCGGTTGTACCTTGAAAAAATCGAGGAGAAGTTGAAAGAAGTGAATGCTGAACTGGTCTACTGGGATTCGGCCGAACTGAAGCGGAGAACATGCATGTCCTGGAATACGATACAAGACAACTTCTTTCATGATCCAAGGTTCCCAAAAGTGAAGGTGGGCGGGAAATGGTACTTCCCTGCTGAAAAGACCAAACGGTTTCTGCTTGAGTGGCTGGAAGAGCAAAGGAGGTGATCGCCATGGATGCAGTCACATTCATAGCGCGCTTTGTAAATTCCAAAGGACAAGTCACACACGGTGAATTAAAAGCCCCTCTGGATCCTGATGCAGCAACTGAAGCGGCAAAGAAGCAATTCCCACAATGCCGGATTCTAGCTGTCTATCCGAAAGAAATGCATCATCGTGAAGCATGGATGAGACAATTTTGGCTCAAAGCACTCAAAACAGAGGGGAGGTGAAACTCAATGAAGCCGATCGATGCCAGGCGGACTATCAATGGTACCTGGGAAGTGGAGCTTGAGAATGGACAGGTGATCTCAAACGTGTATGCCGGCAGTTACTCTGAAGCATTGGAGAATGTGAAGGATACGCCGGAATATTTGCCCTACATGGGAATGGAAAGGGGGTGAGTTTGTTGAGCGATGCAATCCCAAGCAAAGTTTTAATGGCCACGGCATGGGGCGCAACAGAAATGATTGAGTCGCTGAAAAGGGACATTGAATGGTACACGAAAGGACACGCTGAGGCAGCAACTGCAGACGAGATTGTTAGGAGGATCGCTGATATTCTAGATATCTTGCAATTCCTTGAGGATCATATGTATCCTCCAAAGATTCAATGGGACCAGCTGAGGAAAATCGAGGACTTAAAATACTTTCTGCCACAAGTAAAGATTCCACCACAACTTAGTGAATGGAAAGAATACTGGAAGAAATGAATCTTTGACTCTACTTATGAGGCTAACGAAAGGAGTGAAGTTGATTCAATGCCTTGGCTGGATTTCGTCTTGGCCATTGTACTTTGGACGAGTGGTTTAGGTTTTCTGTGTTTGATCTTCAAAGAAAAAGATCCGCATGAAGCGGACCAATAAATCAATATATACCTAGCTTTATTATGACATAGCTGCCCAGCAAAAAGCAAATGGGAGGGGATAGATTGGGCATTGCATACAAGATTCCGAAGGCAAAGTTGGCCGGTGAGCGGATCCTCTTGTCTGTCCCCTACGAAGACCGCCACCTGGCCAAATGCATACCAGGTTATCAGTGGGACAAGCCTTCAAAGTCCTGGGCCTATCCAGTGAGGCCTGAAGTGTTGGATGCCATCCGCCGGTTCTTTCCAAGCGCGGACATAGATCCGCAAATCACGATGAGGGTGCAAGGGATCAAAAAGAGTGAAGAAATGGTGCATCATATCAAGATGGCTCCGGATGTCGCAGTCAAAATGCCGGTCAAAGTGAAGCCTTTCGATCATCAGAAAAAGGCTTTCGCTATCGGAATAACAATCCCGTATGCGGCTCTGCTCATGGAGCAGGGATGCGGGAAAACTCTGACGAGCGTTGCCATTGCCGGGTACCGGTTCTTGAATGACGGTTTAAAACGGGTCCTGGTCGTAGCACCCACCTCCGTGGTGCCGGTGTGGCCCCGGGAGTTTAATGATTATGCTGACTTTCCACACGAAGTCCGAGCCCTGACCGGCTCCAGCAAGGAGAAAGCCAAGCAACTCAAAGAGTGGCCAGAGGATCTGAACGTGCTGCAGGTGGCCGTGGTCAACTATGAATCCACCTGGCGGATGGAAGATGCTCTGCGAGAGTGGATCCAGGGTGGCATGATCATTGCTGATGAGTCCCAGCGGATCAAGACACCGGGGGCAAAGCAGTCCAAGTGTATGCACCGGTTAGGGAAGCTGGCCCGCTTTCGGCTAATCCTTACAGGAACGCCGGTGACGCAATCACCGCTAGACTTTTACA
This window harbors:
- a CDS encoding helix-turn-helix domain-containing protein, whose protein sequence is MKRERLIEIRKKQGLTLQEVADQIGVSKPYYWQIEQGKRGLSYEMAVKIASVFNKNPDDIFLQNELTYEEQKDKSAG
- a CDS encoding helix-turn-helix domain-containing protein; the encoded protein is MSELKDLPEVTRSTFDTKEAAAYLGVSVDTIRRWVHKEGLPCLRMAGGRKWLFKKEYIDRWMEKRMNIDQQFEEKYEKEYGKLRILKP
- a CDS encoding DUF771 domain-containing protein, with protein sequence MLKIDIQINEQEVRRLYLEKIEEKLKEVNAELVYWDSAELKRRTCMSWNTIQDNFFHDPRFPKVKVGGKWYFPAEKTKRFLLEWLEEQRR
- a CDS encoding helix-turn-helix domain-containing protein, giving the protein MDFPQRLRTLRKAKGLTQEELGRKVNVTKVSISGYESGNRSPDMDTLKMLADALDVSIDYLLGRDQAQTKTNDLPELTEKDERDIQKELENLISGLKSENSFAAFGGQDISQLDDEDRELLIASLENSLRLAKRIAKQKFTPKKYKEKQ